The following proteins come from a genomic window of Brevibacillus antibioticus:
- a CDS encoding glycosyltransferase yields MSEAPKISLCMIVKNEEECLHKCLESVRDLVDEMIIVDTGSTDKTIEISKSFGAVVHSYEWQDNFAEARNFGLEKATGDWILWMDADEEMNQEDSKKLKELLRGQEDSLFYIHLINYIGDEKNEDDAFHIAHSRLFRNGIGFRFHFPIHETLNVEEVLPNLTEDLHIQILPVRIYHYGYMNEFTGRKNKFERNIGLLMKELEKEDHSPWIEYHLASEFSRIQEHEKTFKFVNLSIVGFLENHMMPPSLLYKLKYSTLISTGSAEGAWPGIEKAIEIYPDYVDLHLYKGIIQYLKKDYKRALITFDHCLELGESNIRHLTLKGSGSFHPWYYKGLCYEELGQVEEAVAAYQAALAMAENHAPAKEALEKLSSKTEVSHTPNNK; encoded by the coding sequence ATGTCTGAGGCGCCCAAAATTTCCTTATGTATGATTGTAAAAAACGAAGAAGAGTGCCTTCACAAGTGCTTGGAAAGCGTGAGAGATCTTGTGGATGAAATGATTATCGTAGACACGGGGAGTACCGACAAAACGATAGAGATAAGCAAGTCATTCGGAGCGGTCGTGCACTCGTATGAGTGGCAGGACAACTTCGCAGAAGCGCGTAACTTTGGACTGGAAAAAGCAACGGGCGACTGGATTTTGTGGATGGATGCCGATGAGGAAATGAATCAGGAAGACAGCAAGAAGTTGAAGGAGCTGCTTCGCGGTCAAGAGGATTCTCTTTTTTATATCCATCTAATCAATTACATTGGAGATGAAAAAAATGAAGACGATGCTTTTCATATCGCTCACTCACGTTTGTTTCGCAATGGCATCGGTTTTCGCTTCCATTTTCCCATCCACGAAACGCTCAACGTAGAAGAGGTTCTCCCTAATCTGACCGAAGATCTCCACATTCAAATCTTGCCTGTACGGATATACCATTACGGCTACATGAATGAATTTACTGGGAGAAAGAACAAATTCGAGCGCAATATTGGGCTACTCATGAAGGAATTGGAAAAAGAGGACCACTCTCCATGGATTGAGTATCATCTTGCCAGTGAATTCTCACGTATCCAGGAGCATGAGAAAACGTTCAAGTTTGTGAATCTGTCTATTGTCGGATTTCTTGAAAACCATATGATGCCTCCTTCGCTTCTTTATAAGCTCAAATACTCTACGTTGATCTCGACCGGCAGTGCGGAGGGAGCGTGGCCAGGAATTGAAAAGGCAATCGAGATTTATCCTGACTACGTTGATTTGCATTTGTACAAAGGGATCATTCAGTATTTGAAAAAGGACTATAAACGAGCCTTGATAACGTTCGATCACTGCTTGGAGCTAGGTGAGAGCAACATTCGGCACCTGACCTTGAAGGGATCGGGAAGTTTTCACCCATGGTATTACAAAGGGCTTTGCTACGAAGAATTGGGTCAAGTGGAGGAGGCTGTGGCAGCTTATCAGGCGGCGTTGGCGATGGCGGAGAATCATGCGCCTGCCAAGGAAGCATTAGAGAAGCTGAGCTCGAAGACTGAAGTAAGTCATACGCCAAATAATAAATAG
- a CDS encoding helix-turn-helix transcriptional regulator: MDVDEVYQLLAFVKRWLWVDWMIFTIHFMWGLTIILGFVSHHDQLPYPIVITLIVLFFVLVVPICLRRYSRNLYLFAEIILSGGLCIALNFYFEGVRWQFIPIAFLIGYHSVERSYRWTGPLAILVIPAIPFLVGEAIGFDFEPIVVSDLIVYHFAAYALGFAFQLLSRMHKQGLIIQHQNQILEQYTSQVEEITLLEERNKMSRELHDTIGHTMTSLIMGMEMLRSKIPDAEASRLDMLLQMARQGLDESRGIFHKWAHNGYESATTMESAFVELIEQFQVATGVSVKLRMYGAEYALSRSMKLTLYRCLQETLTNAVRHGKASQIQVGLYFEEAQIRLQVEDNGEGNGTIEFGFGLQSMKERLEALQGRLSIHCMDEGGVTVICSLPAMKSVPRVGIRILIVDDQPLVRESLQLVLQNQQDLQVVGVAENGLMALDIIPKEKPDVVLLDVQMPVMDGAKTLQAIRERWPDMRVIMLTTFEETALATETLGRGANGYLLKSVSPVELVEAIRVVHQGEALINHKIADVLFKEMRLQQEELNGLRQKQGRECPYGMTERERGILTSLVEGLRMKTIAEKIFLSEGTVRNCTTVIYAKLGVKNREEAVKKARDEGLIG, from the coding sequence TTGGATGTAGATGAGGTGTACCAATTGCTTGCATTTGTTAAACGATGGTTATGGGTCGACTGGATGATCTTCACCATCCACTTTATGTGGGGATTGACGATTATTCTCGGCTTTGTCAGCCATCACGATCAATTGCCTTATCCGATAGTGATTACATTGATCGTTTTGTTCTTCGTGCTTGTCGTCCCTATTTGTTTGCGTCGATACTCTCGTAACCTATATTTGTTCGCTGAGATTATTTTGAGTGGAGGCTTGTGCATTGCCTTGAACTTCTATTTTGAAGGAGTAAGATGGCAGTTTATCCCCATCGCTTTTCTCATCGGATATCACAGTGTGGAACGATCTTATCGCTGGACGGGACCATTGGCGATTTTGGTGATTCCGGCGATTCCGTTTCTTGTGGGCGAGGCAATTGGGTTTGATTTCGAGCCTATAGTCGTAAGCGATCTAATTGTGTACCATTTCGCGGCATATGCGCTTGGTTTTGCCTTTCAATTGCTTAGCCGTATGCACAAGCAAGGCCTGATCATTCAACATCAGAACCAAATATTGGAGCAATACACTTCCCAGGTGGAGGAAATCACGCTGCTGGAAGAACGGAACAAAATGTCCAGAGAGCTGCATGACACGATCGGACACACGATGACATCGCTCATTATGGGGATGGAGATGCTTCGGTCTAAAATACCAGATGCGGAGGCTAGTCGGCTGGACATGCTTTTGCAGATGGCCCGACAAGGTTTGGACGAGTCCAGAGGGATTTTCCACAAGTGGGCTCATAATGGCTATGAATCTGCTACGACCATGGAGTCCGCCTTCGTTGAATTGATCGAGCAATTTCAAGTGGCTACAGGAGTGTCCGTCAAGCTGCGTATGTACGGGGCTGAGTATGCGTTGAGCCGTTCCATGAAGCTGACTTTGTACCGCTGCTTGCAAGAAACACTGACAAATGCTGTGCGACACGGAAAAGCATCACAAATTCAAGTGGGGCTTTACTTTGAAGAAGCCCAGATCCGGTTGCAGGTCGAAGATAATGGGGAAGGAAATGGGACGATCGAATTCGGATTTGGTTTGCAATCGATGAAGGAAAGGCTGGAAGCACTTCAGGGACGATTATCGATCCATTGTATGGACGAAGGAGGGGTGACGGTCATTTGTAGTTTGCCAGCTATGAAGTCCGTACCACGTGTAGGCATACGTATCCTGATCGTCGATGATCAGCCCCTTGTGAGGGAAAGTTTGCAACTCGTTTTACAGAATCAGCAAGATTTACAGGTGGTCGGGGTTGCAGAGAACGGCTTGATGGCACTGGATATCATTCCAAAAGAAAAGCCCGACGTCGTACTTTTGGATGTTCAAATGCCTGTCATGGACGGGGCGAAGACACTACAAGCGATACGTGAGCGGTGGCCGGATATGCGTGTCATCATGTTGACGACCTTCGAAGAAACAGCCCTTGCGACAGAGACGCTAGGGAGAGGCGCGAATGGCTACTTGTTAAAATCGGTTAGTCCAGTCGAGCTGGTAGAGGCGATACGAGTTGTTCATCAGGGTGAAGCCTTGATTAACCATAAGATTGCGGATGTCCTTTTCAAAGAAATGCGCTTGCAGCAAGAAGAGCTTAATGGACTTCGCCAAAAGCAAGGACGCGAGTGTCCCTATGGCATGACGGAACGGGAAAGAGGCATACTGACCTCGTTAGTAGAGGGGCTTCGCATGAAAACAATCGCGGAGAAAATCTTTCTTTCTGAAGGAACAGTACGCAATTGTACCACAGTGATTTATGCGAAACTGGGTGTAAAGAATCGTGAAGAAGCCGTTAAAAAAGCACGGGACGAAGGGCTTATTGGTTAG
- a CDS encoding ABC transporter substrate-binding protein — MKRTNGIKRLGHMLWTLALAGTVLLTGCGSAEQKQPATGQDSAQTAQKRIVKHELGETEITGDPKRVVALEYSFVDGLWELGVTPVGIAQEKDKDVEGLIGKKIEYTPVGTRQQPSLEVISSLQPDLIIGDLNRHKDIYKDLQKIAPTIILKSRNSTYQENLSSFATIGEALNKQKEAEQRLIKHKEIIEEFKKKVTAGDSRNVMLGVFRADSLSAHGAKSFDGELLEMIGIKNAIQDAPEPTVKISLEQMVQWDPDVIFLAEADDALLNEWKQNPLWNNITAVKNQEVHKVNRDLWTRYRGLKSAERIVEEAVNLLYSKDK; from the coding sequence ATGAAGCGAACAAACGGAATAAAACGTCTCGGTCATATGCTTTGGACGCTTGCACTGGCAGGTACGGTATTACTGACCGGGTGCGGCAGCGCAGAACAAAAACAGCCAGCAACAGGTCAAGATAGTGCGCAAACCGCACAAAAGCGCATCGTGAAACACGAGCTAGGCGAAACGGAAATTACCGGAGACCCGAAAAGAGTCGTCGCGTTGGAGTACTCCTTTGTAGACGGACTATGGGAGCTGGGAGTGACGCCTGTAGGAATCGCGCAGGAGAAGGATAAGGACGTAGAAGGACTGATCGGCAAAAAAATCGAGTATACCCCTGTGGGGACTCGCCAGCAGCCGAGTCTGGAAGTCATCAGCTCGTTGCAGCCGGATTTGATTATCGGTGATTTGAATCGCCACAAGGACATTTACAAGGATTTGCAAAAAATCGCACCGACGATCATCTTGAAAAGCCGCAACTCGACGTATCAGGAAAATCTGAGCTCGTTTGCCACGATTGGGGAAGCGCTGAACAAGCAAAAAGAAGCAGAACAACGCCTGATCAAGCACAAGGAGATCATCGAAGAGTTTAAAAAGAAGGTAACGGCTGGGGATTCCCGCAATGTCATGCTGGGTGTATTCCGCGCAGATTCGCTGTCTGCACATGGTGCGAAATCGTTTGATGGCGAATTGCTCGAAATGATCGGAATCAAAAATGCGATTCAGGATGCACCAGAACCAACAGTAAAAATCAGTCTGGAGCAAATGGTGCAGTGGGACCCAGATGTCATTTTCCTGGCGGAGGCCGACGACGCGCTGTTGAACGAATGGAAGCAAAATCCGCTCTGGAACAACATCACCGCAGTCAAAAATCAGGAAGTACACAAAGTAAATCGTGACCTCTGGACGCGCTATCGTGGACTGAAGTCTGCGGAACGCATTGTCGAAGAGGCAGTGAACCTTTTGTACAGCAAGGATAAATAG
- a CDS encoding glycosyltransferase has translation MGKKRILIGSPIQQFPIILEEFLQSLTELTTKNELIHYMFIDDNKDPLSSTLLADFEKENKRTVILKNTDDDTYVRNEMTHYWTERNIWKVAQMKDTIISYALQEGFDYLFLIDSDLVLHPHTLKQLLQANKDIISNIYWTRWQPDSIELPQVWLMDQYTLTREGASESAENQNFLEMLRKPGVYEVGGLGACTLIHRKVLEAGVSFKRIANLSFWGEDRHFCVRAVAMGFSLHVDTHLPGYHIYRQSDLAGVSDYRKKNGMTARKANQISISLCMIVKNEEDALERCLSTVADLVDEIIIVDTGSTDRTKEIASNYGCTIYDFEWIDDFSAARNYAFSKATCPYILWLDADDILLEKDRQLFRELRFTLNYSIDSVTMNYNLSVDSNGNVAYSIRRNRLVKRDRGFRWIGPVHEYLEVSGNVINSDISITHNKQKGYTDRNLQIYRRRDAKGEEFSPRDLYYYANELRDNQYHEEAITFYTKFLNTQQGWVEDNINACLKLASCYSHLYERQNVLSSLYRTFNYDRPRAEACCQIGAFHVEDKNWLLAIFWYDLATKVERPAEKLAHIDHVSWTWLPHLQLCLCYSQMGDNEKSRHHNDIAYLYNPTHPSILYNKKYFESLT, from the coding sequence ATGGGTAAAAAACGTATTTTAATCGGGAGTCCCATTCAACAATTCCCGATTATTTTGGAGGAATTCCTTCAATCCCTCACGGAGTTGACTACCAAAAATGAACTGATCCATTACATGTTCATTGACGATAACAAAGACCCTCTTTCCAGTACACTCTTGGCTGATTTCGAGAAGGAGAACAAACGAACCGTCATCCTCAAAAACACAGACGATGATACGTATGTCCGAAATGAAATGACCCATTATTGGACGGAACGGAATATTTGGAAGGTAGCGCAAATGAAAGATACAATTATCTCCTATGCGCTCCAAGAAGGTTTTGATTACTTGTTTTTGATCGATTCCGATCTCGTTTTACATCCTCACACCCTGAAACAGCTGCTTCAAGCCAATAAAGATATTATCTCCAACATTTACTGGACACGCTGGCAGCCTGATTCGATTGAGCTTCCTCAAGTTTGGCTGATGGATCAATACACGTTAACACGCGAGGGGGCTTCCGAATCAGCGGAGAACCAAAACTTTTTGGAGATGCTGCGTAAACCGGGTGTGTATGAGGTAGGAGGCCTCGGTGCATGCACATTAATCCACCGAAAGGTCTTGGAGGCGGGCGTCAGCTTTAAACGAATTGCGAACTTGTCGTTCTGGGGAGAAGATCGGCATTTTTGCGTTCGGGCTGTAGCTATGGGCTTTTCTTTGCATGTGGATACTCATCTTCCCGGGTACCACATCTACCGTCAGTCGGATCTGGCAGGAGTGAGCGATTATCGCAAAAAAAATGGCATGACAGCGAGGAAAGCGAATCAGATTTCAATCAGTTTATGCATGATTGTCAAAAATGAAGAAGACGCTCTGGAGCGTTGCCTCTCCACCGTTGCGGATCTCGTCGATGAAATCATTATCGTCGACACGGGTTCAACAGACCGCACGAAAGAAATTGCGTCCAACTATGGCTGTACCATTTATGATTTCGAGTGGATTGATGATTTTTCAGCCGCACGCAACTATGCGTTCAGCAAGGCAACATGCCCCTATATTTTGTGGTTGGATGCAGACGATATCCTTCTGGAAAAAGACCGTCAGCTTTTCCGCGAGTTGAGGTTTACATTGAATTACAGCATCGACAGTGTCACGATGAACTACAACCTTTCTGTAGACAGCAATGGGAATGTGGCATACAGCATTCGCCGCAATCGCCTCGTAAAACGCGACCGCGGATTTCGCTGGATCGGACCCGTCCATGAGTATTTGGAAGTGAGCGGTAACGTCATCAACAGTGACATATCCATCACGCATAACAAGCAGAAGGGATACACGGACCGCAATCTACAAATCTATCGACGCAGGGATGCCAAAGGAGAAGAATTCTCGCCACGGGACTTGTACTATTATGCGAATGAATTACGCGACAATCAGTATCATGAAGAAGCCATTACTTTTTACACGAAGTTCCTGAACACCCAACAAGGCTGGGTAGAGGACAACATTAACGCTTGCCTGAAGTTGGCGAGTTGCTATTCCCACCTCTATGAGAGACAAAATGTTCTGTCGTCGCTATACCGTACGTTCAACTACGATCGCCCACGGGCGGAAGCGTGCTGCCAGATTGGAGCCTTTCACGTCGAAGATAAAAATTGGCTGCTCGCCATTTTTTGGTATGATCTCGCAACAAAAGTAGAACGACCTGCTGAAAAGCTCGCACACATCGACCATGTTTCCTGGACCTGGCTACCTCATCTGCAACTCTGCTTATGCTATTCTCAAATGGGGGACAACGAGAAATCACGTCACCACAATGATATTGCCTACTTATACAACCCAACTCACCCTAGCATTCTCTACAACAAAAAGTACTTTGAGTCTCTGACCTGA
- a CDS encoding zinc ribbon domain-containing protein YjdM, with protein MSQLPNCPKCHSEYTYEDGSSLICPECSHEWTLQADSDNGEDNKVIKDANGNVLNDGDTVTVIKDLKVKGTSLVVKIGTKVKNIRLIDGDHDIDCKIDGFGPMKLKSEFVKKV; from the coding sequence ATGAGCCAATTGCCAAATTGCCCAAAATGTCATTCAGAATACACGTACGAGGATGGAAGCTCCTTGATTTGTCCCGAATGCAGCCATGAGTGGACGTTGCAAGCAGACAGCGACAACGGTGAAGATAATAAAGTCATCAAGGATGCGAATGGAAACGTCTTGAATGATGGAGACACTGTAACCGTCATTAAAGACCTCAAGGTTAAAGGGACTTCATTGGTCGTGAAAATCGGGACAAAAGTAAAAAATATCCGTTTGATTGACGGAGACCATGATATCGACTGCAAAATCGATGGTTTTGGTCCAATGAAATTGAAATCCGAATTTGTGAAAAAGGTGTAA
- a CDS encoding serine hydrolase domain-containing protein: MTLFALRKWFAVLLVSCLMLLQPLSVANAHSPLTTPSIEQIVDPLMKNEMNNLHIPGAAIVITQGDRIIFKKGYGFADVEQQIPVYPERTVFRIGSVTKSFTATAAMQLVEKGKLSLREDLNTALKDYKITNNRYGPITLHHLLTHTAGIDEKIYKRDNRESVIPEFSTEPVNETLQMQETIFTPGSKFQYSNAGTGLLGSVIEQASGQSLHDYMRENIFRPLGMDSAELYLPEDKSKLAKSYYYDGNAYQTIPYSGIIFPGSGAANMTPVDFAPYMIAHLSGGSYNGTSLLKPETVQLMHAQQFAAHKRMYGIGYGFFKGETKNGTPTLWANGGIDGFTSKMVLIPSESIGIFVAVNAAHPGLELHGKVVNAFTDKLLTEQVRKPLTPVDGTIDEIKKLEGQYLLTLTPENGWGKGLRLLSSYTYTVKALDGKTISVTGLFQNEGQQSLEKKFVQVDDHFFQEIGGEEQLYFHGEQGKFYMTGPMNFSLPRIPFIESPSVLLALYVIPGIVFILLSLVWIARFGLRKWRKQSHAISKIVPIMALLHSLFFIIQFTYANTELVYGYPAFYQFVVASLPIVSLAAAAYLLLRIGTAKERDRWKVANSAAAVLSILYTGYLFYWNFLSIHYS; this comes from the coding sequence ATGACATTATTTGCTCTACGAAAATGGTTTGCCGTTCTGCTCGTATCCTGCCTCATGCTGTTACAGCCTCTATCAGTGGCCAATGCTCACTCGCCGCTTACTACTCCTTCCATCGAACAAATAGTTGATCCCCTCATGAAAAATGAAATGAACAACTTGCATATCCCGGGCGCAGCCATTGTCATTACCCAGGGAGATCGCATCATTTTTAAAAAAGGCTATGGTTTTGCCGACGTCGAACAGCAAATCCCTGTTTATCCTGAACGTACGGTGTTTCGAATCGGTTCCGTGACCAAGTCGTTTACTGCTACTGCAGCGATGCAGCTCGTGGAAAAAGGCAAGCTTTCCTTGCGCGAAGATTTGAATACCGCCCTAAAAGACTACAAAATTACCAATAATCGTTACGGACCGATCACACTCCACCACCTGCTCACACATACAGCCGGTATAGATGAAAAAATTTACAAAAGAGACAACCGCGAGAGTGTGATCCCAGAATTCTCGACCGAGCCCGTAAATGAAACGCTTCAGATGCAGGAGACGATTTTCACGCCAGGCAGCAAATTTCAATACAGCAATGCGGGCACCGGATTGTTAGGGAGTGTAATCGAACAAGCTTCCGGTCAATCTTTGCATGACTATATGCGGGAGAATATCTTCCGCCCGCTAGGTATGGATTCCGCCGAATTGTATCTCCCGGAGGACAAGAGCAAGCTGGCAAAAAGCTATTATTACGACGGAAACGCCTATCAAACGATTCCTTACTCAGGGATTATTTTCCCAGGGAGTGGTGCCGCTAATATGACACCAGTCGACTTCGCCCCCTATATGATCGCCCATCTTTCTGGCGGCAGCTATAACGGCACATCTCTACTCAAACCAGAAACTGTCCAGCTTATGCATGCCCAGCAATTCGCTGCCCATAAGCGCATGTACGGGATCGGCTACGGCTTTTTTAAAGGAGAGACGAAAAACGGCACTCCTACCCTGTGGGCAAACGGTGGGATTGATGGCTTCACCTCGAAAATGGTGCTGATTCCCTCAGAATCAATCGGCATCTTTGTTGCGGTGAACGCCGCGCATCCGGGCTTGGAGCTGCACGGCAAGGTCGTGAATGCGTTTACCGACAAGCTACTGACAGAGCAAGTCCGCAAGCCCCTAACTCCTGTTGATGGCACCATAGACGAAATAAAAAAGCTGGAAGGTCAATATCTGCTTACCTTGACACCCGAGAATGGCTGGGGCAAAGGGCTTCGGCTGCTCAGTAGCTACACCTACACAGTGAAGGCATTGGACGGGAAGACGATATCCGTGACTGGTTTATTCCAAAATGAAGGACAGCAATCCCTTGAGAAAAAGTTTGTGCAAGTAGACGATCATTTCTTTCAAGAGATCGGCGGCGAGGAACAGCTATATTTTCACGGGGAACAAGGGAAATTTTATATGACCGGACCGATGAACTTTTCGCTCCCTCGCATCCCCTTCATCGAAAGTCCGTCTGTTCTACTGGCTCTGTATGTGATTCCCGGAATCGTGTTCATCCTTCTTTCGCTCGTCTGGATCGCTCGTTTCGGGCTACGCAAATGGCGCAAACAATCGCACGCTATTTCCAAAATCGTTCCGATTATGGCTCTGCTTCATAGCTTGTTTTTTATCATCCAATTCACCTATGCAAACACAGAGCTTGTCTATGGCTACCCGGCCTTCTACCAATTCGTTGTCGCATCCCTACCGATTGTTTCGTTGGCCGCCGCCGCTTATTTGCTCCTGCGAATCGGAACAGCCAAGGAGCGCGATCGCTGGAAGGTAGCGAATAGCGCAGCAGCGGTACTCTCCATCCTGTATACTGGCTATTTATTTTACTGGAACTTTCTTTCGATTCATTACTCATAG
- a CDS encoding MBL fold metallo-hydrolase, with translation MARLELIEVAGNSYVVSGKYGIGVYLDRSSKTAVCIDSGPNTTVIEKVCARISDRGYQILAVVHTHGHAVNHGGNPYLIKRFPNLRIYATHLASYIIENPHLEPLVFDAGGGSDTKPDENKENTRALVTDYLPSTDGIFHVHTIPFKIVSLPGHSPGMVGIITPDHVLYCGDALFGPKTLNKQALLFFNDLRAAKRSFKKLSMMKLNAYVLYHGGPYKTVTGLINRHLTLMKDTSAFLEAWIHEQPSTLEQVVQKVMKKYELEDDLHRYGLTTSIIRSYLKELQQENRIVAKVDNGLLLFSKPTPNT, from the coding sequence ATGGCTCGTTTGGAATTGATTGAAGTGGCCGGCAACAGTTATGTGGTCTCCGGTAAATACGGGATCGGTGTCTATTTGGATAGGTCCAGCAAAACTGCTGTTTGCATTGATAGCGGCCCGAATACCACTGTCATCGAGAAAGTATGCGCGAGAATCAGCGATCGAGGGTATCAAATCCTTGCCGTTGTTCATACACATGGTCACGCTGTTAACCACGGTGGCAATCCCTATTTGATAAAAAGGTTCCCCAATCTCCGCATCTATGCGACACATCTAGCATCCTATATCATCGAAAATCCGCATCTCGAGCCTTTGGTTTTCGACGCAGGTGGAGGCTCTGATACGAAGCCTGATGAAAACAAAGAGAATACACGTGCGCTCGTAACGGATTATCTTCCATCGACCGATGGTATCTTTCACGTCCATACCATTCCATTCAAAATCGTCTCCTTACCTGGACATTCGCCGGGAATGGTCGGCATTATTACCCCTGATCATGTCCTTTACTGCGGCGATGCCTTGTTTGGTCCTAAAACATTGAACAAGCAGGCTCTCCTTTTTTTTAATGATCTGAGGGCTGCCAAAAGAAGCTTCAAAAAGCTCTCGATGATGAAATTAAATGCTTATGTGCTGTACCATGGCGGACCCTACAAGACAGTCACAGGACTAATTAACAGGCATCTCACCCTTATGAAAGACACCTCTGCTTTTCTTGAAGCATGGATTCATGAGCAGCCAAGCACTCTCGAACAAGTAGTCCAAAAGGTCATGAAAAAGTATGAGCTTGAAGATGACTTGCACCGCTACGGTTTGACTACCTCGATTATCCGCTCTTATTTAAAAGAACTACAGCAAGAGAACCGAATTGTCGCAAAGGTGGACAATGGTTTACTGCTATTCAGCAAACCCACGCCAAACACTTGA
- a CDS encoding ABC transporter permease: protein MNLLESFRTALEGIGTNKLRATLTMSGIIIGIMSVIAVMTLGNGSQQAYTDQLEKLGATNFSVTVWWGQGSKITDLTVEDAYALPKQSPYIEEAVPFTSLYGTIRGPKKGKDASIQGTNEDLLKVQPNLKLVAGRYFTTKEVREGKPVIVLTEKLAAGLFGREDPIGKRLTFKAASVVVIGVVREAKLMIDDGRSEGAYMPITFLHNMDGYKYVHTITVKAKSKETMEAAKSQTEKYLNRRHDRENYYQIDSIENALGEMDSFSGTLTTIFSVAAGIALFVGGIGVMNIMLVSVTERTREIGIRKALGARYGDIMLQFLIESMIVCLIGGTIGVLLGIGTAMFASQYVDVPTLLSWESIVIAFGFSSAIGIFFGLYPAHKAARLHPIDALRYE, encoded by the coding sequence GTGAATTTACTCGAAAGCTTTCGTACGGCTCTGGAAGGGATTGGGACAAATAAGCTCCGAGCTACCTTGACGATGTCTGGGATCATCATCGGAATCATGTCTGTTATTGCTGTGATGACACTAGGAAACGGCAGTCAACAGGCTTATACCGATCAGTTAGAGAAGCTGGGTGCTACTAATTTCAGCGTTACTGTTTGGTGGGGCCAAGGAAGCAAGATTACTGATTTGACAGTGGAGGATGCTTATGCACTTCCCAAACAATCGCCCTACATTGAAGAGGCCGTGCCGTTCACAAGTCTTTATGGAACAATTCGTGGCCCGAAAAAGGGGAAGGACGCAAGTATACAAGGAACAAATGAGGATCTGTTAAAGGTTCAACCCAACTTGAAACTAGTTGCAGGCAGATATTTTACTACGAAGGAAGTAAGAGAGGGGAAGCCGGTTATCGTTTTAACCGAAAAGTTAGCGGCAGGGCTTTTCGGACGTGAAGACCCGATTGGCAAGCGTTTGACTTTCAAAGCAGCATCAGTCGTCGTTATCGGCGTGGTAAGGGAAGCCAAGCTGATGATTGACGATGGTCGATCCGAGGGTGCCTATATGCCGATTACCTTTCTGCATAATATGGACGGGTACAAGTACGTTCATACGATAACTGTAAAAGCCAAGTCGAAGGAAACGATGGAAGCAGCCAAGAGTCAGACAGAGAAGTACTTAAACCGCCGGCACGATCGCGAAAACTACTACCAAATCGATAGTATCGAGAATGCACTGGGGGAGATGGATTCCTTTTCCGGCACGCTCACCACGATTTTTAGTGTCGCAGCCGGGATTGCGCTGTTTGTCGGTGGGATAGGCGTCATGAACATCATGCTCGTATCTGTCACGGAGCGGACGCGGGAAATCGGCATTCGCAAAGCGTTAGGGGCGCGTTACGGAGATATTATGCTGCAGTTTTTGATCGAGTCGATGATCGTCTGCCTGATTGGTGGAACGATTGGGGTGCTGCTCGGCATCGGGACAGCCATGTTTGCCTCGCAATATGTCGATGTACCGACGCTACTATCATGGGAAAGTATCGTAATTGCTTTTGGGTTTTCCAGTGCCATCGGTATTTTCTTTGGGCTCTATCCGGCTCATAAGGCAGCTAGGCTCCATCCGATTGACGCGTTGCGATATGAGTGA